AGTGAATAAAACATTATGTTGCATTGGTAACATAACACTATCTGTGTGAATGACTATATTTTGCGAATTAGAAGCTCAAGATTTGCTTCCTGAATATACCACGGAAGGTGCCGCAGGAGCTGATTTGAAAGCCAATATTGAAGAACCCATTGCTTTGTTGCCAGGGCAGAGAGTTCTTATCCCCACAGGGCTAAGAGTAGAAATTCCCTTAGGCTATGAATTGCAAGTCCGGCCAAGGAGTGGGTTGGCTTTGAAGCATGGGATTACCGTATTAAATACTCCAGGAACCATAGATTCTGATTATCGAGGAGAAATTGGAGTCATCTTAATAAATCTTGGGGAAAGTACGTTTATCATTGAACCCAAGATGCGTATAGCACAAGCTGTGTTTACTTCTGTAGTACAGGCAAGATTCGTTTCTATAAATCAGGAAGAGAGCTTGACAGCGACAGCTCGAGGAGAAAAGGGGTTCGGGCATACTGGAGAATGCTAACATGCCTTCTTGTGAAAAGCAACAAGAGTTTTCCTTGTTTTCTTTATTGTCGCCAAAATTGGTTCGTTTTTTAGGTAAGCTTTCTCGGGATGAAATTCTTTATGAGCTTACAGATCATGTAAATGCCCTTGGTTTGCTTGAGAATAAGGCAGCATTTTTCCAAGCTCTGTTGAAGCGTGAAAGCATCATGTCTACAGGTATTGGAATGGGGGTTGCTATCCCTCATGGGAAGTTAGAGAATAGCTCGGAGTTTTTTATTGCGATAGGGATTCCTT
This genomic stretch from Chlamydia pecorum E58 harbors:
- the dut gene encoding dUTP diphosphatase; amino-acid sequence: MTIFCELEAQDLLPEYTTEGAAGADLKANIEEPIALLPGQRVLIPTGLRVEIPLGYELQVRPRSGLALKHGITVLNTPGTIDSDYRGEIGVILINLGESTFIIEPKMRIAQAVFTSVVQARFVSINQEESLTATARGEKGFGHTGEC
- a CDS encoding PTS sugar transporter subunit IIA; this translates as MPSCEKQQEFSLFSLLSPKLVRFLGKLSRDEILYELTDHVNALGLLENKAAFFQALLKRESIMSTGIGMGVAIPHGKLENSSEFFIAIGIPSQGILWDSIDGDLVRLVFLIGGPENAPLEYLKLLSTLTLVLRDESRRQGLLQAKTVEEVMNVFVGT